In a genomic window of Erigeron canadensis isolate Cc75 chromosome 5, C_canadensis_v1, whole genome shotgun sequence:
- the LOC122600945 gene encoding uncharacterized protein LOC122600945 → MEDADANSFILKHVDTKRKQDQDVLSAEDFAWADSCLNADPDISETSMESVREALLNILDLHSEMIHEPSTNEQDNASHIDELENLPSFTDEGPSETAETSNNDHLEEEKIVDVLSSLKQQPFLPNYKDEMLKTQFSDDNDDDLGFVFSEFAMDQPLSDNIFKVWDLDIPVEEEDELDTQLKEALSSNAGTRVLPRRKGLDIESVDSLVESIADLSLK, encoded by the coding sequence ATGGAAGATGCCGATGCGAACTCTTTTATTCTTAAACATGTTGACACCAAGCGTAAACAGGATCAAGATGTATTATCTGCTGAAGATTTCGCCTGGGCAGACTCCTGCTTAAATGCGGATCCTGATATATCAGAAACTAGTATGGAGTCTGTAAGAGAAGCTTTACTCAATATTCTTGATTTACATTCTGAGATGATCCATGAGCCTTCTACAAACGAGCAGGATAATGCGAGTCACATAGATGAGTTGGAGAACTTACCTTCATTTACAGATGAAGGACCCTCAGAAACTGCTGAAACGAGTAATAATGATCAcctagaagaagaaaaaatcgTTGATGTTCTATCCTCATTAAAGCAacaaccttttcttccaaactATAAAGACGAGATGTTGAAAACTCAATTTtctgatgataatgatgatgatttgggATTTGTGTTTTCGGAATTTGCAATGGACCAACCATTGTCTGACAATATTTTCAAGGTGTGGGATTTAGACATCcctgttgaagaagaagatgaactTGATACACAGCTGAAGgaagctctttcttcaaatgCAGGCACACGTGTGCTGCCTAGAAGGAAAGGTTTGGATATAGAGTCGGTTGACAGTCTTGTTGAGAGTATTGCAGATCTTTCTTTAAAGTAA